DNA from Conexivisphaera calida:
TATTCCTATAATAAGATAATAAAATCGTGAATTCGCGCCGCGCGGGGCCCTATCCTCGCACTCGCCTCATGGCCCGTGGGCGCCGCCCATCAGCTCGCGCGCCCTGAGGGACGTCCGTATCTCGGCCGAGAGCGCCGGGTGATCCACCCTTATGGCCACCGCTCCGTCGCGGAGCTCCGGCGGCACCCTGAACTTCAGGTACGCCACTGCCTTGGGCCTCGACGGATCGTAGTCGTCGTAGGCCATGCGCCCCTCCAGCTCGCGCCCGTCCGAGAGCAGCTTCACCGCGGACTCCCACCCCGCCATCCTCGCGTTGAACTCCTCCAGATCCCTCTCGTCGTAGATCAGGTAGAAGGCGGTGAGCGATATCTCGTCCTCCCCGGGGACCATGGGCTCATAGGTGGCTATCA
Protein-coding regions in this window:
- a CDS encoding DUF3501 family protein; amino-acid sequence: MRPEDFLPPEEYGRIRDEELDRIVEHKRKRRIDYGDRLSFLFEDEYTVRHQVQEVIYMESMRDRREIEDLIATYEPMVPGEDEISLTAFYLIYDERDLEEFNARMAGWESAVKLLSDGRELEGRMAYDDYDPSRPKAVAYLKFRVPPELRDGAVAIRVDHPALSAEIRTSLRARELMGGAHGP